Proteins from a genomic interval of Rhodococcus rhodochrous:
- a CDS encoding glyceraldehyde-3-phosphate dehydrogenase produces MSTPELAQWNSQEAIAEAMIPIIGGLHRRHSVTILLHSRSLVNKSVIGILRTHRFARQIRGDELSVEATFPFLEALTDLDLQPSKIDLGLLVTAYQAEGAGRSIPEFVAETLSDLVGGAQTSPAKPQDVVLYGFGRIGRLVARLLIEKAGSGNGLNLRAVVVRKGSGDDLTKRASLLRRDSVHGQFNGTIKVDAENNALIANGNVIKFIYSNDPASVDYTEYGIDNAILIDNTGIWRDRDGLSNHLRPGIAKVVLTAPGKGDLPNIVHGVNHRAIDPDEKIVSCASCTTNAIVPPLKTMDDKFGVVRGHVETVHSFTNDQNLLDNYHKADRRGRSAPFNLVLTETGAASAVAKALPDLKAKITGNSIRVPTPDVSVAILHLQLTRETTKEEVLEHLHQESLTGALRRNLDYTSATDAVSSDFIGSRAACIIDANAAIVDGDTAILYVWYDNEFGYSCQVVRTVQYLSGVEYPVYPITEAGPVEHVEEPAAAQA; encoded by the coding sequence GTGAGCACCCCGGAATTGGCACAGTGGAACTCGCAAGAGGCTATTGCGGAAGCAATGATCCCGATCATCGGCGGTCTGCACCGCCGGCATTCGGTCACGATCTTGCTTCACAGCCGCTCCCTCGTGAACAAGTCGGTGATCGGCATTCTGCGGACGCACCGTTTCGCGCGTCAGATCCGCGGCGACGAGCTGTCCGTCGAGGCGACGTTCCCGTTCCTCGAGGCATTGACCGACCTCGACTTGCAGCCGTCGAAGATCGACCTCGGCCTGCTGGTGACGGCTTATCAGGCCGAGGGTGCCGGACGGTCCATCCCGGAGTTCGTCGCTGAGACCCTCTCGGACCTGGTCGGTGGTGCTCAGACGAGCCCCGCGAAGCCGCAGGACGTGGTCCTGTACGGCTTCGGTCGGATCGGTCGCCTCGTCGCCCGTCTTCTCATCGAGAAGGCCGGCTCGGGTAACGGCCTGAACCTGCGCGCCGTGGTGGTGCGGAAGGGCAGCGGTGACGACCTCACCAAGCGTGCGTCTCTGCTGCGTCGCGACTCCGTCCACGGGCAGTTCAACGGCACGATCAAGGTCGACGCCGAGAACAACGCCCTGATCGCCAACGGCAACGTCATCAAGTTCATCTACAGCAACGATCCGGCGAGCGTCGACTACACCGAGTACGGCATCGACAACGCCATCCTGATCGACAACACCGGAATCTGGCGCGACCGTGACGGGCTGTCGAACCACCTTCGCCCCGGTATCGCCAAGGTGGTGCTCACCGCGCCGGGCAAGGGCGATCTTCCGAACATCGTGCACGGCGTCAACCACCGCGCCATCGACCCGGACGAGAAGATCGTGTCGTGCGCGTCCTGCACCACCAATGCCATCGTTCCGCCGCTGAAGACCATGGACGACAAGTTCGGTGTGGTGCGCGGCCACGTCGAGACGGTGCACTCGTTCACGAACGACCAGAACTTGCTGGACAACTACCACAAGGCCGACCGTCGCGGTCGTTCCGCGCCGTTCAACCTGGTGCTCACCGAGACCGGCGCGGCCTCGGCGGTCGCGAAGGCGCTTCCGGATCTGAAGGCGAAGATCACCGGCAACTCGATCCGCGTTCCTACGCCGGATGTGTCCGTCGCGATCCTTCACCTCCAGCTGACTCGTGAGACCACCAAGGAAGAGGTGCTCGAGCACCTGCACCAGGAGTCGCTCACCGGTGCGCTGCGCCGCAACCTCGACTACACCTCGGCCACCGACGCAGTGTCGAGCGACTTCATCGGTTCGCGCGCGGCGTGCATCATCGACGCCAATGCAGCGATCGTCGACGGCGATACCGCCATTCTTTACGTCTGGTACGACAACGAGTTCGGCTACTCGTGCCAGGTGGTGCGTACCGTCCAGTACCTGTCGGGTGTGGAATACCCCGTCTATCCCATCACGGAAGCCGGCCCCGTGGAGCATGTCGAGGAACCGGCCGCTGCACAGGCATAG
- a CDS encoding selenium-binding protein SBP56-related protein gives MSQPITDPTFYRTAADAAAAPPERLAYVVAFDRAADKPDAMSVIDVDPDSDTYGRVVGWTEVPGLGNELHHFGWNACSSALKHEGHDMTGLARRYLIVPGIRSSSLYVLDTEPDPRQPTVAKVVEAADLAAKAGYSRPHTLHCGPDGVFMTCLGGADGSDGPGGIALLDHGTFDVLRQWETDRGPQYFAYDAWWHLNRNTLISSEWGTPSMIENGLVPELLLANEYGHAIHFWDLSTGAHQQRVDLGAQYQMPLELRPSHDPEATWGFVGVVVSTEDLSASVWRWHRGDDGWAVDKVITIPAEPAEPDLLPPALKPFGAVPPLVSDIDLSVDDAFLYVSCWGTGELKQFDVRDPAHPKETGSVRLGGIVGRRAHPAVPSEPLAGGPQMVEISRDGKRVYVTNSLYGAWDDQFYPDGVGAWMALMRTDPRGGMEIDDRFFPHGDDFRGLRAHQVRLQGGDASSDSYCYR, from the coding sequence ATGAGTCAGCCGATCACAGACCCGACCTTCTATCGGACAGCGGCAGACGCGGCCGCCGCCCCACCGGAGCGATTGGCCTACGTGGTCGCGTTCGATCGTGCGGCGGACAAACCCGACGCCATGAGCGTGATCGACGTGGATCCCGACTCGGACACCTACGGCCGGGTGGTGGGCTGGACCGAGGTACCCGGGCTGGGCAACGAACTGCATCATTTCGGTTGGAACGCCTGTAGCAGCGCGTTGAAGCACGAGGGCCACGATATGACGGGGTTGGCACGCAGATACCTCATCGTGCCGGGCATCCGCTCGTCGTCCCTGTACGTGCTCGACACCGAGCCCGACCCGCGTCAACCCACCGTGGCCAAAGTCGTGGAGGCTGCCGATCTCGCCGCCAAGGCGGGTTACTCCCGACCGCATACCTTGCACTGTGGGCCGGACGGGGTGTTCATGACCTGCCTGGGCGGTGCCGACGGATCGGACGGCCCGGGCGGGATCGCCCTGCTCGATCACGGCACGTTCGATGTGCTCCGGCAGTGGGAGACCGACCGGGGGCCGCAGTATTTCGCGTACGACGCCTGGTGGCATCTCAACCGGAACACGCTGATCAGCAGCGAGTGGGGCACACCGTCGATGATCGAGAACGGGTTGGTGCCCGAGCTGCTACTGGCGAACGAGTACGGCCATGCCATCCACTTCTGGGACCTCTCGACGGGTGCGCACCAGCAGCGAGTGGACCTCGGCGCCCAGTACCAGATGCCGCTCGAACTGCGCCCGTCGCACGACCCCGAGGCCACGTGGGGATTCGTCGGCGTAGTCGTCTCGACCGAGGACCTGTCCGCGTCGGTCTGGCGCTGGCACCGCGGTGACGACGGTTGGGCGGTGGACAAGGTGATCACCATCCCGGCCGAACCGGCAGAGCCGGACCTGCTGCCACCGGCGCTGAAGCCGTTCGGTGCGGTGCCGCCGCTCGTCTCCGACATCGACCTGTCCGTCGACGACGCGTTCCTCTACGTCTCGTGCTGGGGCACCGGCGAGCTCAAGCAGTTCGACGTGCGCGACCCTGCCCATCCGAAGGAGACCGGATCTGTCCGACTCGGCGGGATCGTCGGCCGCCGCGCCCATCCGGCGGTACCGAGCGAGCCGCTGGCCGGTGGTCCGCAGATGGTCGAGATCAGCCGGGACGGCAAGCGGGTCTACGTCACCAACTCCCTGTACGGGGCCTGGGACGATCAGTTCTACCCGGACGGGGTCGGCGCCTGGATGGCACTGATGCGCACCGACCCTCGCGGCGGGATGGAGATCGACGACCGCTTCTTCCCACACGGCGACGACTTTCGGGGTCTGCGGGCGCACCAGGTTCGTCTCCAAGGTGGCGACGCGTCCTCGGACTCCTACTGCTATCGGTAA
- a CDS encoding cutinase family protein, with translation MSRIDRRRTRTVGLLAAGLLTAGLNVAGPVGSASADPVRNCPERYVLAVDGTRGFETLDSIDPESPLAKISARFEAPGTVVEHIRYPAVVVPLPGTGSHDDFDGIDDDGTIAYDRSKQIGHQRLRQTITVRHSTCPDSDLLVLGYSQGASIAGDVLAEIAADGSVPPERISGILYSDPRDDRGVETLFPGPVAPGVTLGGGRNDFGEIRVERVCIEGDAICDGRTPEDGKDWLRENVTGYFQLHTKYPDYQP, from the coding sequence ATGTCCCGGATCGATCGCAGACGCACACGCACCGTCGGTCTGCTCGCCGCAGGTCTGCTCACCGCAGGACTGAACGTCGCGGGTCCGGTCGGTTCCGCGTCGGCCGACCCGGTCCGCAACTGCCCTGAGCGGTACGTCCTCGCCGTCGATGGAACCCGTGGCTTCGAGACCCTCGACTCGATCGATCCGGAGTCCCCCTTGGCGAAGATCTCCGCTCGGTTCGAGGCTCCCGGCACCGTGGTCGAACACATCCGTTACCCCGCAGTGGTCGTGCCGCTGCCGGGGACCGGCTCGCACGACGATTTCGACGGCATCGACGACGACGGCACCATCGCATACGACAGGTCGAAGCAGATCGGGCATCAGCGACTCCGCCAGACGATCACCGTCCGGCACAGCACCTGCCCGGATTCGGACCTGTTGGTGCTCGGCTACTCGCAGGGCGCTTCGATCGCCGGCGACGTTCTCGCCGAGATTGCAGCCGACGGGTCCGTTCCCCCCGAACGGATCTCGGGCATCCTCTACTCCGATCCCCGCGACGACCGCGGCGTCGAGACCCTGTTCCCGGGTCCCGTCGCTCCTGGCGTGACGCTCGGCGGCGGCCGGAACGACTTCGGTGAGATTCGTGTCGAGCGAGTCTGCATCGAAGGCGACGCGATCTGCGACGGTCGCACACCCGAGGACGGCAAGGACTGGCTCCGGGAGAACGTGACGGGATACTTCCAGTTGCACACGAAGTACCCCGACTACCAGCCCTGA
- a CDS encoding alpha/beta fold hydrolase, which yields MTRCTIEDFTYRTINGDGGVNLNVAIGGEGPAVVLLHGFPQTHYMWRHVAHILADDHTVIVPDLRGYGASDRPPADNPETYSKRTMANDVVALAREIGFDHFGLVGHDRGALVAVRTGLDHPDAVDCLGILDVLPTMDTWAVLQGVNAKVAWHLYLMAQPAGMPEKMIAAVAPEFFGSFLDAWDPTGTTFTPEERDHYVTSSIDSVDSIVADYRATAGIDLDMDLADRERGTQLTMPVAVISQNWGSQLGFDASALWQAWAPDFTYQSTTSGHFMAEENPEEIAGFITELAARTLAEH from the coding sequence ATGACCCGCTGCACCATCGAGGACTTCACCTACCGCACGATCAACGGGGACGGTGGCGTGAACCTCAATGTCGCCATCGGCGGCGAGGGCCCGGCCGTCGTCCTGCTGCACGGTTTCCCGCAGACCCACTACATGTGGCGCCACGTCGCCCACATACTCGCCGACGATCACACCGTGATCGTCCCCGACCTGCGCGGCTACGGCGCCAGCGACCGGCCCCCTGCCGACAACCCCGAAACCTATTCCAAGCGCACGATGGCGAACGACGTCGTCGCCCTCGCCCGTGAGATCGGATTCGACCACTTCGGGCTCGTCGGTCACGACCGCGGCGCGCTCGTCGCCGTCCGTACAGGACTCGACCACCCCGACGCCGTCGACTGTCTCGGCATCCTCGATGTCCTGCCCACGATGGACACCTGGGCGGTACTCCAGGGCGTGAACGCGAAGGTGGCCTGGCACCTCTATCTCATGGCCCAGCCCGCAGGGATGCCCGAGAAGATGATCGCCGCAGTCGCCCCGGAATTCTTCGGCTCGTTCCTCGACGCGTGGGACCCGACCGGAACGACCTTCACGCCCGAGGAGCGCGACCACTACGTCACCAGCTCCATCGACTCTGTCGACTCGATCGTGGCCGACTACCGAGCTACCGCCGGCATCGACCTCGACATGGACCTCGCCGACCGCGAACGCGGCACTCAGCTCACTATGCCCGTCGCGGTCATCTCCCAGAACTGGGGCTCTCAGCTGGGCTTCGACGCCTCAGCGCTGTGGCAGGCCTGGGCACCCGATTTCACCTACCAGTCCACCACCAGCGGCCACTTCATGGCCGAAGAGAACCCCGAGGAGATCGCCGGCTTCATCACCGAGCTGGCCGCCCGCACCCTCGCCGAGCACTGA
- a CDS encoding TetR/AcrR family transcriptional regulator, producing MPYPNEPPAQRGRPRDAELERRITTTVLELLAEEGYEGVTFEAVARRCQASKATLYRRWQSKRDMVLAAVKDAPAHPSAVPLRRGETLRDDLLLLAQRLSRTMSATDSNAAFMLLHAGLEDPELCDAIEETVGPTGARLPQAVLDDAVARGELPTGAQPFAYEEVVGTVLLLRRANGLTVDDTYLEALVDTVVIPALTASAGRTDLPAGIFSGHPETSTTTTETP from the coding sequence GTGCCGTATCCGAATGAACCGCCTGCGCAACGCGGACGTCCACGCGACGCCGAACTCGAGCGTCGGATCACCACCACCGTTCTCGAGCTACTGGCCGAGGAAGGCTACGAAGGCGTGACGTTCGAGGCGGTCGCTCGACGTTGCCAGGCGTCGAAGGCAACGCTGTATCGACGTTGGCAGTCCAAGCGCGACATGGTGCTCGCAGCCGTGAAGGACGCCCCTGCGCATCCCTCGGCAGTCCCACTTCGGCGCGGCGAAACACTTCGCGACGATCTGCTGCTCCTTGCGCAGCGCCTCAGCCGCACCATGTCCGCAACCGACAGCAACGCCGCCTTCATGCTGCTCCATGCGGGACTCGAAGACCCGGAGTTGTGCGACGCCATCGAGGAGACCGTCGGCCCGACAGGCGCGCGTCTCCCCCAGGCGGTCCTCGACGATGCCGTTGCTCGAGGCGAACTTCCCACGGGCGCTCAACCATTCGCATATGAGGAAGTTGTGGGCACCGTCCTGCTCCTGCGACGAGCGAACGGCCTCACCGTCGACGACACCTACCTCGAAGCCCTCGTCGACACGGTCGTCATTCCGGCGCTCACCGCGTCCGCCGGCCGAACGGACCTGCCTGCCGGCATCTTCTCCGGCCACCCCGAAACCTCCACCACGACTACGGAGACCCCATGA
- a CDS encoding pyridoxamine 5'-phosphate oxidase family protein, whose translation MGSRYHHLAFGPQAVARQEAAGSIVAYGADLDEPDQGPQLLGDRELALVRESFQFHMATVTPSGWPYVQYRSGPVGFLHHLGGQTIGFADHRGNQQFVSVGNIAATGKVALFLADFPLKRRLKVFGTARVVDADDDPQLLDRLRDLGDGRRISARCERSIVIEVEAFDWNCSRSLIPQYTDEAVRARIRPYIDEINDLRAEVDSLRARLEAVGEN comes from the coding sequence ATGGGGTCGAGGTATCACCATCTGGCGTTCGGCCCGCAGGCGGTGGCTCGTCAGGAAGCTGCAGGCAGCATCGTTGCCTATGGCGCCGACCTCGACGAACCCGATCAAGGACCTCAATTGTTGGGCGACCGCGAACTCGCTCTCGTACGCGAAAGCTTCCAGTTCCACATGGCGACGGTGACCCCGAGCGGATGGCCCTATGTCCAGTACCGCAGTGGACCCGTCGGGTTCCTGCACCACCTCGGTGGGCAGACGATCGGGTTCGCGGATCACCGAGGCAACCAGCAGTTCGTCTCGGTCGGGAACATCGCGGCCACCGGGAAGGTCGCGCTGTTCCTCGCGGACTTTCCGCTGAAGAGGCGGTTGAAGGTCTTCGGTACCGCGCGGGTGGTCGATGCGGACGACGACCCGCAGCTTCTCGACCGACTGCGCGATCTCGGAGACGGTCGGAGAATCTCGGCGCGATGCGAACGAAGCATCGTCATCGAGGTCGAGGCCTTCGACTGGAACTGCTCACGGAGCCTGATCCCCCAGTACACCGACGAAGCGGTCCGCGCCCGGATCCGTCCCTACATCGACGAGATCAACGACCTCCGAGCCGAAGTGGATTCCCTCCGGGCCCGCTTGGAGGCGGTAGGAGAGAACTGA
- a CDS encoding competence/damage-inducible protein A, translated as MSVRAGIIVTGTEVLTGRIADQNGPWLSDQLLRLGVDVAHITICGDRPADLTAQLRFLAEQGVDLIVTSGGLGPTADDLTVPTVAEFCDRELLLDPELEEHIAGVIRRFRPDTPDLDAGPTRIGIRKQAHVPAGATALPPTGTAPGVVIPAIAGDRPVPTIVILPGPPGELQAMWPSAVASPAVANVLSRADDLQQHTVRAYGLHEAQLAETLRRAEAEITGLDRLEITTCLRHGELDMVTRVASGNAGIYHRLLDVLTEHHGRQIFSTDGSTIDDQLIAALDGRTIATAESCTGGLVAARLTDRPGSSAYVMGGVVSYSNDAKSDLIDVPAEMIAEHGAVSEQVAAAMAAGARRRLKVDVAVSTTGIAGPDGGTDAKPVGTVCFGVAIEGRPTYTVTRRFPGDRERVRTLTTTAALHLVVARLGRA; from the coding sequence GTGAGCGTGCGTGCAGGAATCATCGTGACCGGGACCGAAGTACTGACCGGGAGGATCGCCGACCAGAACGGACCGTGGTTGTCCGACCAACTCCTGAGACTCGGCGTCGACGTCGCTCACATCACGATCTGCGGTGACCGGCCCGCCGACCTGACCGCACAGCTGCGCTTTCTCGCCGAGCAGGGCGTCGACCTCATCGTCACCAGCGGGGGCCTCGGTCCCACCGCCGATGACCTCACAGTCCCCACCGTCGCGGAGTTCTGCGATCGCGAACTGTTGCTCGATCCCGAACTCGAAGAACACATCGCAGGTGTCATTCGCCGCTTCCGCCCGGACACCCCGGATCTCGACGCCGGGCCGACGCGCATCGGTATCCGCAAGCAGGCGCACGTGCCCGCCGGTGCCACCGCCCTGCCGCCCACCGGTACAGCGCCGGGCGTGGTCATCCCCGCGATCGCCGGCGATCGGCCGGTACCGACCATCGTCATCCTGCCCGGACCGCCCGGTGAGCTGCAGGCGATGTGGCCGAGCGCGGTCGCCTCCCCTGCGGTCGCCAACGTGTTGTCGCGAGCCGACGACCTGCAGCAGCACACCGTGCGTGCCTACGGATTGCACGAGGCACAACTCGCCGAGACGCTGCGCCGGGCCGAAGCAGAGATCACCGGCCTCGATCGCCTCGAGATCACGACCTGCCTTCGCCACGGCGAACTCGACATGGTGACGCGGGTCGCCTCCGGTAACGCGGGCATCTATCACCGTCTTCTCGATGTCCTCACCGAACACCATGGCCGCCAGATATTCTCGACCGACGGTTCCACCATCGACGACCAGCTGATCGCCGCCCTCGACGGCCGCACGATCGCGACTGCGGAGTCGTGCACCGGCGGACTCGTCGCTGCGCGGCTCACCGACCGTCCCGGGTCGTCGGCCTATGTCATGGGTGGCGTGGTCTCGTACTCCAACGACGCGAAGTCCGATCTGATCGACGTACCGGCCGAGATGATCGCGGAGCACGGCGCGGTGAGCGAGCAGGTCGCCGCAGCCATGGCCGCGGGTGCCCGACGTCGCCTGAAGGTCGACGTCGCGGTCTCCACCACCGGGATCGCCGGCCCCGACGGTGGAACCGACGCCAAGCCGGTGGGCACGGTGTGCTTCGGCGTCGCGATCGAGGGACGACCGACGTACACGGTCACCCGCCGTTTCCCCGGAGACCGCGAACGGGTCAGGACTCTGACCACCACGGCGGCACTGCATCTGGTTGTCGCACGGCTCGGCCGGGCTTGA
- a CDS encoding NRAMP family divalent metal transporter, translated as MKRLFAVALGILTAIGGFLDIGDLVTNAVVGARFGLSLAWVVPVGVLGICVFAQMSGRVAAVSGRATFEIIRERLGPRMAVANLSASFLINLLTLTAEVGGIALALQLASSVNPKMWIPVAALAVWLVIWRVKFSVMENVTGVVGLCLVMFAVAVFLLGPDWGQLADQVFTPSLSDGENLAAYWYYAIALFGAAMTPYEVFFFSSGAVEEKWTVRDLAKSRLNVLVGFPLGGILSVAIAALSAIVLMPGGVEVSSLSQVLIPVAEAGGKLAVAVIILGIVAATFGAALETALSGGYTLAQFLGWSWGKFRRPVEAARFHLTMLVLLIVAVGVLMTGVDPILVTEYSVVFSAIALPLTYLPVLIISNDPQYMGEHVNGPVVNAIGTVYLVIIVAASAAAIPLMIVTGAGQ; from the coding sequence ATGAAAAGACTTTTTGCCGTCGCTCTCGGCATCCTCACCGCGATCGGGGGATTCCTCGATATCGGTGATCTGGTCACCAATGCAGTGGTGGGTGCGCGTTTCGGGTTGTCGCTGGCCTGGGTGGTGCCGGTAGGGGTGCTGGGAATCTGTGTATTCGCGCAGATGTCCGGTCGCGTCGCAGCGGTCAGCGGCCGAGCCACTTTCGAGATCATTCGCGAACGCCTCGGGCCGCGCATGGCAGTGGCGAATCTGAGCGCGTCGTTTCTGATCAACCTGTTGACGTTGACCGCCGAGGTCGGTGGTATCGCGCTGGCGTTGCAATTGGCGAGCAGTGTGAACCCGAAGATGTGGATTCCGGTAGCCGCCCTGGCGGTGTGGCTGGTGATCTGGCGGGTGAAGTTCTCGGTGATGGAGAACGTCACGGGGGTGGTCGGACTGTGCCTGGTCATGTTCGCAGTGGCGGTGTTCCTTCTCGGTCCGGACTGGGGGCAGCTCGCGGACCAGGTGTTCACTCCGTCCCTGTCGGACGGCGAAAACCTGGCCGCATATTGGTACTACGCGATCGCGTTGTTCGGTGCGGCGATGACTCCGTACGAGGTGTTCTTCTTCTCTTCCGGCGCAGTGGAAGAGAAGTGGACGGTGCGAGATCTGGCGAAGTCCCGGCTCAACGTTCTGGTCGGATTTCCCCTCGGCGGCATCCTCTCGGTGGCGATCGCCGCACTGTCGGCGATCGTGCTGATGCCGGGTGGGGTAGAGGTGTCCAGCCTGTCGCAGGTGCTGATTCCGGTGGCCGAGGCGGGAGGGAAACTGGCGGTGGCGGTGATCATCCTCGGGATCGTGGCGGCCACGTTCGGCGCGGCGCTCGAAACCGCACTGTCCGGGGGCTACACCCTGGCGCAGTTCCTGGGGTGGTCGTGGGGCAAGTTCCGACGCCCGGTGGAGGCGGCACGCTTCCACCTGACCATGCTGGTGTTGTTGATCGTCGCCGTCGGTGTGCTGATGACGGGGGTGGACCCGATCCTGGTCACCGAGTACTCGGTGGTGTTCTCCGCGATCGCCCTGCCCTTGACGTATCTACCGGTTCTGATCATCTCCAACGACCCGCAGTACATGGGCGAACATGTCAACGGTCCGGTCGTCAACGCGATCGGTACCGTCTACCTGGTGATCATTGTCGCCGCCTCGGCAGCGGCGATACCGTTGATGATCGTCACCGGAGCAGGACAATGA
- a CDS encoding helix-turn-helix domain-containing protein codes for MGQNTLAGGVRRGPRLAANFTVLSNAVITDERLSFRARGVLVWLLSKPDDWRTRADSIAAQSPKEGRDAIRSALRELADLGYLVREKIQNELGQWITIQTIYERPVTDPAPENPTRGSADIGDPGALSSTDTPRTETNRTPRVTKAPLGPAVVELAAACRRAGLTATFVYLKPDAAAAIEALVATHGVPALVAAANSVHRPGNPMRLAHGWLPLWRSLPTPLVLQPKCGDCDEYGWLPDDEQGRAVRCGCRAPAAA; via the coding sequence GTGGGTCAGAATACCCTGGCCGGCGGCGTGCGTCGTGGACCGCGCCTTGCCGCCAACTTCACCGTCCTCAGCAATGCCGTCATCACCGACGAGCGTTTGTCCTTCCGCGCGCGGGGCGTGCTCGTCTGGTTGCTGTCCAAGCCCGATGACTGGCGCACCCGCGCCGACTCGATCGCGGCACAGTCGCCCAAAGAAGGTCGCGACGCCATCCGATCGGCCTTACGCGAGCTCGCCGACCTCGGCTACCTGGTACGCGAGAAGATCCAGAACGAGCTCGGCCAGTGGATCACCATCCAGACCATCTACGAACGTCCCGTCACCGACCCGGCGCCTGAGAATCCGACCCGCGGCAGCGCGGACATCGGAGACCCAGGCGCTCTTTCAAGTACCGATACACCAAGGACGGAAACCAACCGCACACCGCGCGTCACGAAAGCACCGCTCGGTCCGGCGGTGGTCGAGCTTGCGGCAGCCTGCAGACGGGCCGGACTCACCGCAACCTTCGTCTACCTCAAACCCGATGCGGCAGCGGCGATCGAAGCACTCGTCGCCACGCATGGTGTGCCGGCTCTCGTTGCGGCAGCGAATTCCGTGCACAGACCGGGCAATCCGATGCGGTTGGCGCACGGATGGTTGCCGTTATGGCGGTCGCTGCCGACGCCCCTTGTCCTCCAACCGAAGTGCGGCGACTGCGACGAGTACGGGTGGCTTCCCGACGACGAGCAGGGGCGTGCCGTGCGGTGTGGATGTCGAGCACCGGCCGCGGCCTGA
- a CDS encoding IS701 family transposase, with amino-acid sequence MDAAALADIGERLDAFVEQVFSSLKRKDQRATAGIYTRGLMLDGRRKSMQPMADRLGVDHQRLQQFVTTSPWDPVPVRKTLSRKACDLISPDAWVIDDTGFAKDGNASPCVARQYSGTLGKVGNCQVAVSVHAATDTASAPLDWRLYLPESWDDQRCDDPETASAIIARRRRNAIPDEERYRTKAVMALEMLDELISWGRTPPVIVADAGYGDSATFRQGLTDRDLTYVVAVKGATLAHPGDAVPATAPYSGRGRPPTRRYPAAVTCKDLVLAAGVEALTEIPWRRGTKTGPANPAAAMRSRFVALRIRPANRTIPRDEGGVLPQAWLLAEWPAGAAAPTDFWLATLPEDTPLSELVRLAKIRWRIEHDYRELKTGLGLDHFEGRSWLGWHHHVTLVTAAHLFLTSLRLTDPKAVGRD; translated from the coding sequence GTGGATGCCGCAGCCCTGGCCGATATTGGTGAGCGCCTCGATGCGTTCGTCGAGCAGGTGTTCTCCTCGCTCAAACGCAAGGATCAGCGGGCGACGGCCGGGATATATACGCGGGGGTTGATGCTCGACGGGCGCCGCAAGTCGATGCAGCCGATGGCCGACCGCCTCGGAGTCGATCACCAACGCCTGCAGCAGTTCGTCACCACCTCCCCATGGGATCCGGTACCGGTCCGGAAAACACTGTCCCGCAAAGCGTGTGATCTGATCTCGCCGGATGCGTGGGTGATCGACGACACCGGATTCGCCAAGGACGGCAATGCCTCACCGTGTGTGGCCCGGCAGTATTCGGGCACCTTGGGCAAGGTCGGCAACTGCCAGGTCGCCGTCAGTGTGCACGCCGCCACCGATACCGCGTCCGCACCCTTGGATTGGCGGCTGTATCTGCCCGAGAGCTGGGACGATCAGCGGTGTGACGATCCGGAGACGGCCTCGGCGATCATCGCTCGCCGGCGACGCAACGCGATTCCCGACGAGGAGCGCTATCGCACCAAGGCAGTCATGGCCCTCGAGATGCTCGACGAGCTGATCTCGTGGGGCCGGACCCCACCGGTGATCGTCGCCGACGCCGGCTACGGCGACTCGGCCACCTTCCGGCAGGGCCTGACCGACCGCGACCTGACCTACGTCGTCGCGGTCAAGGGCGCCACCCTCGCCCACCCGGGCGATGCGGTGCCGGCCACCGCCCCGTATTCCGGCCGCGGCCGGCCACCGACCCGGCGCTACCCGGCGGCGGTGACCTGCAAAGATCTTGTCCTGGCGGCCGGCGTCGAAGCACTGACCGAGATCCCCTGGCGCCGCGGCACCAAGACCGGCCCGGCCAATCCGGCCGCGGCGATGCGCTCACGCTTCGTGGCACTGCGGATCCGCCCGGCCAACCGCACCATTCCCCGCGACGAGGGCGGCGTCCTGCCCCAGGCGTGGCTGCTCGCCGAATGGCCGGCCGGAGCGGCCGCCCCCACCGACTTCTGGTTGGCCACCCTGCCCGAGGACACCCCGCTGTCGGAGTTGGTGCGTCTGGCCAAGATCCGTTGGCGCATCGAACACGACTACCGGGAACTGAAAACCGGTCTCGGCCTCGATCATTTCGAAGGGCGTTCCTGGCTCGGCTGGCACCATCACGTCACGCTCGTCACCGCCGCGCACCTGTTCCTGACGTCCCTGCGGCTGACCGACCCAAAAGCGGTCGGGCGGGACTGA